A genomic segment from Paenibacillus sp. FSL K6-1096 encodes:
- a CDS encoding MFS transporter, whose protein sequence is MKPRLLTRSFYYLWTTQTAANAADVLYIMALTVLVLDRTDSLVSAALMPLMRSAAQMVSGFIAPLLINRVKLPSLLLISQTGQFLLFVVLALYLQLNSAAASLTLVFALVFVMSFLDGWSVPARNALVPRLVTREEGLLQANGLISVSDQVVQFAGWGLSGLVVAFLGPSPALLLTAAIYGLAAAFTLGVREPAEAMVQKQALPADSEPAAPAASKWKTLTEGWTLIWRMPRLRILTFMDIIDMLGGSVWVGAFTLAFVQVALKQGEEWWGFINAAYFAGTVGGGLLVLSAVRLIGNRYLGAMLIGMAGYSLLTLMYALNTQPYVALILVLLTGPFTELSVINRRTLIQRSLSKQMLPTVLAAQASLLHLVFCISLLLMAWLAEQFGIVNLYLLAAVLTSLAFCTGVLGRRAFRDEPASSDASLPNL, encoded by the coding sequence TTGAAGCCACGATTGTTAACCCGTTCTTTCTATTATCTCTGGACGACCCAGACGGCGGCGAATGCTGCCGATGTCTTATATATTATGGCGCTGACCGTGCTGGTGCTGGACCGGACCGATTCCCTTGTATCGGCGGCGCTGATGCCGCTGATGCGCAGCGCCGCCCAGATGGTGAGCGGCTTCATCGCACCGCTGCTTATCAACCGGGTCAAGCTGCCCTCGCTGCTGCTCATCTCACAGACAGGCCAGTTCCTGTTGTTTGTGGTGCTGGCACTGTACCTGCAGCTTAACAGTGCGGCGGCTTCACTCACGCTGGTCTTCGCCCTTGTCTTCGTCATGTCCTTCCTGGACGGCTGGAGCGTTCCGGCCCGCAATGCGCTGGTGCCGCGGCTCGTCACGCGGGAGGAAGGCCTGCTGCAAGCCAACGGCCTGATCAGCGTCAGTGATCAGGTGGTGCAATTTGCGGGCTGGGGACTTAGCGGCCTGGTGGTCGCTTTCCTGGGACCCAGCCCGGCGCTGCTGCTGACAGCGGCCATTTACGGGCTGGCGGCCGCATTTACGCTTGGCGTGAGGGAACCGGCAGAGGCAATGGTCCAGAAGCAGGCGCTGCCGGCAGACTCGGAGCCGGCGGCGCCAGCTGCTTCGAAATGGAAGACCCTGACCGAAGGCTGGACCCTTATCTGGCGGATGCCCCGCCTGCGCATACTTACCTTCATGGACATCATCGACATGCTCGGGGGCTCGGTCTGGGTCGGCGCATTCACCCTGGCCTTCGTCCAGGTGGCGCTGAAGCAAGGCGAAGAATGGTGGGGCTTCATTAATGCAGCCTATTTCGCCGGAACGGTCGGCGGCGGGCTGCTGGTCCTGTCGGCAGTGCGGCTCATCGGGAACCGTTACCTGGGAGCGATGCTCATCGGTATGGCAGGCTACAGCCTGCTCACCCTGATGTACGCTTTGAATACCCAGCCATATGTAGCGCTGATCCTTGTTCTGCTGACGGGCCCGTTCACGGAGCTGTCAGTGATTAACCGGCGTACCCTCATCCAGCGCAGCCTCTCCAAGCAGATGCTGCCCACGGTGCTGGCTGCGCAAGCTTCGCTGCTGCATCTGGTGTTCTGCATCTCGCTCTTGCTCATGGCCTGGCTGGCCGAACAATTCGGGATCGTCAATCTGTATCTGCTCGCGGCGGTTCTGACATCGCTGGCTTTCTGCACCGGCGTGCTCGGCCGCCGGGCATTCCGGGACGAACCGGCGTCATCAGATGCCAGCCTTCCAAACCTGTAA
- a CDS encoding AarF/UbiB family protein, producing the protein MIFKFAWDYWWLSRLKYLMSGRRFAAKQRALYRKQAAYFATTAMDMGGLIIKLGQHVSAQVDMLPKEVIEELAKLQDSVEFVDFSEIQQKVERELGGPISGMYAEFDPMPIAAASFGQVHRATLRTGEQVAVKVMRPGVEDIIAIDWKSIQVAVSLLKRQKLIRDFMDLDAVYEEFHDTIMEELDYQQEGRNAEEFQQQLAHRKDVVIPDIHWAYTTSQVLTMEFMEGAKINDAAQLEAWGVDRTRLAVSLIEMFVEQILLNGLFHADPHPGNVLVQPDGTIALIDFGMVGRIPGEMKTQMVALLLAVYLKDAHGAIDALLRLRFLRRNVDLEVFSRNLTLLFEQIYGDTFDLSFVTSGDNVEELRNFLYSQPFQLPANTTFLGKAIVTVYGLCTGLDPELDLVGTVRPYVDKVVRKDLRGSVISQVVEDGKHMLKDILPTTKKFISAIDKMDSGGLRVKLSSSLEQKLIDTQNRNTQRMIAAIMGAVFLLIAAILWNEIPPVVSYVLGSLGLLVMLSQLRNRQGSRAERHARQINAMRELSRLEQRGPGSRR; encoded by the coding sequence ATGATTTTTAAGTTCGCCTGGGATTACTGGTGGCTCAGCAGGCTGAAGTACTTGATGTCAGGACGGCGCTTTGCAGCGAAGCAACGGGCCTTATACCGCAAGCAGGCAGCGTATTTCGCCACAACCGCGATGGATATGGGCGGATTAATTATCAAGCTGGGGCAGCATGTGAGTGCGCAGGTGGATATGCTGCCGAAGGAAGTTATCGAAGAATTGGCCAAGCTTCAGGATTCCGTAGAATTCGTAGATTTCTCCGAGATTCAGCAGAAGGTAGAGCGTGAACTGGGCGGACCGATCAGCGGAATGTATGCTGAGTTCGATCCGATGCCTATTGCCGCAGCTTCCTTCGGGCAGGTCCACCGGGCAACCTTACGCACGGGCGAACAAGTGGCAGTGAAGGTGATGCGGCCCGGGGTCGAGGACATTATCGCCATCGATTGGAAGTCCATCCAGGTCGCCGTTTCGTTATTGAAACGCCAGAAGCTGATTAGAGACTTCATGGACCTTGATGCGGTATATGAGGAGTTCCATGACACCATTATGGAAGAGCTCGACTATCAGCAGGAAGGACGCAATGCCGAAGAATTCCAGCAGCAGTTAGCCCACCGCAAGGATGTTGTGATTCCAGACATTCATTGGGCATATACGACTTCACAGGTGCTGACCATGGAATTCATGGAGGGTGCCAAAATCAATGATGCTGCCCAGCTGGAGGCTTGGGGAGTGGACCGGACCCGCCTCGCGGTGTCGCTGATCGAAATGTTCGTAGAACAGATTCTATTGAACGGGCTCTTCCACGCGGACCCACACCCGGGCAATGTGCTAGTGCAGCCTGACGGGACCATCGCCTTGATCGATTTTGGAATGGTCGGGCGGATTCCCGGTGAGATGAAGACCCAGATGGTCGCCCTTCTGCTGGCCGTCTATTTGAAGGACGCCCACGGCGCCATCGATGCCCTTCTCCGGTTGAGATTCTTAAGACGCAATGTAGATCTGGAGGTATTCTCACGGAATCTTACGTTATTATTCGAACAAATCTACGGGGATACGTTTGACCTGAGCTTTGTGACCTCAGGCGACAATGTGGAGGAATTGCGTAATTTCCTCTACTCCCAGCCTTTTCAATTGCCTGCCAACACTACATTCCTGGGCAAAGCCATAGTCACCGTGTACGGACTCTGTACCGGACTCGACCCTGAGCTTGATCTGGTGGGAACCGTCAGGCCTTACGTGGACAAGGTGGTGCGGAAGGATCTGCGGGGAAGTGTCATCTCCCAAGTCGTAGAGGATGGCAAGCATATGCTCAAAGACATCCTGCCGACGACCAAGAAATTCATTTCGGCAATCGATAAAATGGATAGCGGAGGCTTAAGGGTCAAGCTGTCGAGCTCCTTAGAGCAGAAATTGATCGATACGCAAAACAGGAACACGCAGCGGATGATTGCCGCCATCATGGGCGCGGTTTTCCTGCTGATTGCGGCAATCCTGTGGAATGAAATCCCGCCGGTCGTCTCTTACGTGCTCGGCAGCTTGGGCCTGCTCGTGATGCTGAGCCAACTCCGAAACAGACAAGGCAGCAGGGCTGAAAGACATGCCAGGCAGATAAACGCTATGCGTGAGCTCAGCCGCTTGGAGCAGCGGGGGCCTGGATCGCGCAGATAA
- a CDS encoding TetR/AcrR family transcriptional regulator, with product MPDEKTSRAARRTRLALKLAFVELILEKEYEAVTILDVANRADYNRGTFYKHYNSKEDLLRDIHDDFLLSIADALVRPYQGLKQIDTARIAPSIQDLFLHIEQHKSEFLALAKVSREKLHSDLIATLHHSMSESMHIELKPAPLPIEYEILLSYQISATVGVIMYWADTNFKYSTSYMADQLLGLINTPIDHITFRNHTSRNQ from the coding sequence ATGCCAGATGAGAAAACCAGCCGTGCGGCCCGCAGAACCCGCCTGGCCTTAAAATTAGCATTCGTAGAATTAATTCTGGAAAAGGAGTACGAAGCGGTTACCATTCTGGATGTAGCCAACCGTGCGGATTACAACCGGGGAACATTCTATAAGCATTACAACAGTAAAGAGGACTTACTCCGGGACATTCATGATGACTTCCTGCTGAGTATTGCCGATGCGCTCGTGCGGCCCTATCAGGGACTGAAGCAGATTGATACGGCAAGGATTGCCCCTTCCATTCAGGATCTGTTCCTCCATATTGAGCAGCATAAAAGCGAGTTTCTCGCCCTGGCCAAGGTAAGCCGGGAGAAGCTGCACAGTGACTTGATCGCCACCTTGCACCACTCCATGAGTGAAAGTATGCATATTGAGCTGAAACCGGCTCCTCTGCCGATCGAATATGAAATTCTGCTCAGCTATCAAATCTCGGCAACCGTTGGAGTTATTATGTATTGGGCTGATACGAACTTCAAATACTCGACCTCCTACATGGCGGACCAATTGCTTGGACTCATCAACACGCCGATTGATCATATAACATTCAGGAACCATACATCCCGCAATCAATAG
- a CDS encoding aldehyde dehydrogenase family protein → MTIQADQETVIVQAFINGHKVPSLSQSAKENPASPAEIVGYFPVTTKEQAVEAIEAAAAAFKIWKQTPVDERITRMRNAIEKIRAAENEIVHLLSKEHGKPLYDAHGEIYVSLMWMEYACNEAASVLQEEVQEHDHGKTILSYDPMGVVAAISPWNYPIALSTIKIAPALLAGNTIVLKPSPYAPLAAAKVAELIAGEFPAGVINVVHGDADVGVELTSNPLVAKIAFTGGTATAKHIIKAAADTIKDMTLELGGNDAAIFLESFDVQDERAMRRIVISNFLTTGQICMIAKRVYVHRSIYDAFVEKYIEAANRWIRIGDPFDANTTVGPVNNLKQKKYVQSLIEDAHKRGAKVIPLGQILDQQQFEQGYYLQPTLVLDCDYHDPIVVEEQFGPTVPILPFDDVGQVIQLHNESIYGLTSSVWGQEEEAISVARQLEAGTTMINTAAVQGLDVRFPFGGFKQSGIGREYGAEGIRTYTETHVINVPGTLDLPYIPE, encoded by the coding sequence ATGACAATTCAAGCAGACCAAGAGACCGTTATCGTTCAGGCCTTCATTAATGGTCACAAGGTACCGTCCCTTTCGCAGTCAGCCAAAGAGAATCCGGCGAGCCCGGCTGAAATCGTAGGCTATTTCCCTGTCACTACGAAGGAACAGGCGGTGGAAGCGATTGAAGCGGCTGCGGCGGCTTTTAAAATATGGAAGCAGACTCCGGTTGATGAACGAATTACCCGGATGCGCAATGCGATAGAGAAAATTAGAGCAGCGGAGAATGAAATTGTCCACCTGCTGTCCAAAGAGCATGGCAAGCCGCTGTATGATGCCCATGGTGAGATTTATGTCTCGCTGATGTGGATGGAGTATGCTTGTAATGAAGCTGCATCGGTTCTGCAGGAAGAGGTCCAGGAGCATGATCACGGCAAAACCATCCTGTCCTACGATCCAATGGGTGTGGTGGCAGCGATCAGTCCTTGGAACTACCCAATAGCGTTATCTACGATTAAAATCGCTCCTGCCTTACTGGCGGGCAATACGATTGTGCTCAAGCCAAGCCCATATGCTCCGCTGGCGGCGGCGAAGGTGGCCGAGCTGATTGCCGGTGAGTTCCCGGCGGGTGTCATCAATGTTGTTCATGGGGATGCCGATGTGGGCGTTGAACTGACCAGCAATCCGCTTGTTGCCAAAATCGCTTTTACAGGCGGAACCGCAACTGCCAAGCACATTATTAAAGCGGCGGCGGATACGATTAAGGATATGACGCTGGAGCTTGGCGGCAACGATGCGGCGATCTTCCTTGAGAGCTTTGACGTTCAGGATGAGCGGGCCATGCGCCGGATTGTCATCTCCAACTTCCTGACCACAGGCCAAATCTGCATGATCGCCAAGCGTGTATATGTACACCGTTCCATCTATGATGCTTTTGTTGAAAAATATATCGAGGCGGCAAACCGCTGGATTCGCATTGGTGATCCTTTTGATGCCAATACGACAGTAGGACCGGTGAATAACCTGAAGCAGAAAAAGTATGTGCAGAGTCTGATTGAGGATGCGCACAAGCGTGGTGCTAAGGTGATTCCGCTCGGCCAAATTCTGGATCAGCAGCAGTTCGAACAAGGGTACTACTTACAGCCTACGCTTGTGCTGGATTGTGATTATCATGATCCAATTGTTGTGGAGGAGCAGTTCGGCCCTACGGTTCCAATTCTGCCATTCGACGATGTAGGGCAGGTGATTCAGCTGCACAATGAGAGCATCTACGGCTTGACCAGCTCGGTGTGGGGTCAGGAAGAAGAGGCCATCTCGGTCGCACGCCAGCTTGAAGCGGGAACGACCATGATTAATACCGCTGCCGTGCAGGGGCTTGATGTCCGCTTCCCGTTCGGCGGCTTCAAGCAATCCGGGATTGGCCGTGAATACGGCGCAGAGGGCATCCGCACGTATACAGAAACACATGTGATTAACGTTCCGGGTACGCTGGATCTGCCTTATATTCCGGAGTAA
- a CDS encoding 5-methyltetrahydropteroyltriglutamate--homocysteine S-methyltransferase has protein sequence MTIPFRSDHVGSFLRPANLSQAREQYKAGNITYEALRAVEDQEIIRVIEKQKENGVSAVTDGEFRRSWWHFDFLGGLDGVELYEEIDGPKFHNMQTRKGGIRVTGKVGFSSHPFVGHFEFVKKHAGDAVAKQTIPSPNMLIYRLEPGANSYNDREQFLQDTIAAYQKAIQAFYDAGCRYLQLDDTAWADLFSEAGHDKLRAKGMEPAEELKIMQRMINETLAHKPADLVVTMHICRGNYKSNYFSTGGYDYASEVIFGGLNVDGLFLEFDDERSGSFEPLKYVNRKDLKIVLGLLTSKTGELEDKAQIKARIAEAATYVPLEQLCLSPQCGFSSTEEGNILTEEQQWRKLRYVKEIADEVWKESN, from the coding sequence ATGACGATACCTTTTCGGAGTGATCATGTAGGCAGCTTCCTGCGTCCGGCGAACTTAAGCCAGGCCCGCGAACAATATAAAGCAGGCAACATTACTTATGAGGCATTAAGAGCGGTGGAAGATCAAGAGATTATCCGGGTGATTGAGAAGCAAAAGGAAAATGGCGTGTCCGCCGTGACAGACGGTGAATTCCGCAGAAGCTGGTGGCATTTCGACTTTCTGGGCGGCCTGGATGGCGTAGAGCTGTATGAGGAAATCGACGGACCCAAGTTCCATAATATGCAGACCCGCAAGGGTGGCATCCGCGTGACGGGTAAGGTTGGCTTCTCAAGCCATCCCTTTGTCGGGCATTTTGAATTCGTGAAAAAGCATGCAGGTGACGCTGTAGCGAAACAGACCATTCCAAGTCCCAACATGCTGATCTACCGGCTGGAGCCTGGAGCCAATAGCTATAACGACCGGGAGCAGTTCCTGCAAGATACGATTGCGGCCTATCAAAAAGCCATTCAAGCCTTCTACGATGCCGGATGCCGTTACCTGCAACTGGATGATACGGCTTGGGCAGACCTGTTCTCCGAAGCGGGTCACGATAAGCTGCGCGCAAAAGGTATGGAACCGGCAGAAGAGCTGAAAATCATGCAGCGCATGATTAACGAAACCTTGGCTCATAAACCGGCAGACTTAGTGGTGACGATGCATATTTGCCGGGGCAACTATAAATCCAACTATTTCTCAACCGGCGGTTATGATTACGCATCTGAGGTCATTTTTGGCGGCTTAAATGTTGATGGATTATTCCTGGAGTTTGACGATGAGCGTTCAGGCAGCTTCGAGCCATTGAAATATGTGAACCGTAAGGACTTGAAAATCGTGCTCGGCCTGCTCACCTCGAAAACAGGCGAGCTAGAAGATAAAGCGCAAATTAAAGCCCGGATTGCCGAAGCAGCAACCTATGTGCCACTGGAGCAGCTGTGCTTGAGCCCGCAATGCGGCTTCTCCTCCACAGAGGAAGGCAATATTCTTACGGAAGAGCAGCAATGGCGCAAGCTTCGTTATGTGAAGGAGATTGCGGACGAAGTCTGGAAGGAATCCAACTAG
- a CDS encoding Type 1 glutamine amidotransferase-like domain-containing protein: protein MNTHYYFSWFNHCLPDRLAGWLHEDIQDRQSLVMISAELSNCEGEQIDFADIPEWTWLNQAKLIFDESYFIDYRMQKEEARRVLQHASVVFLCGGDPVQQNELVAEYELADVIKNSAAVILGASAGALNMAAKWVTSKQAGQQVDIDSVYDGLGLEPFAYESHSKRGYASFVQGYLFPLAEQMDVYAAEQESAIRVQGGKISILGPVYLISRSSIQKCGC from the coding sequence TTGAACACTCACTACTATTTCAGTTGGTTTAATCATTGCTTACCAGACAGGCTGGCCGGGTGGCTGCATGAGGATATTCAGGACCGGCAATCGCTGGTGATGATTAGCGCTGAGCTGTCTAATTGCGAAGGGGAACAGATTGATTTTGCTGATATTCCAGAATGGACTTGGCTCAATCAGGCTAAGCTTATTTTCGATGAGTCTTATTTCATTGATTACCGGATGCAGAAGGAAGAGGCCCGGCGAGTCCTCCAGCACGCCTCTGTCGTTTTCCTGTGCGGTGGAGATCCTGTTCAGCAGAACGAGTTGGTGGCGGAATATGAATTGGCAGATGTCATTAAGAACAGCGCTGCTGTTATTCTGGGAGCCAGTGCCGGGGCCTTGAATATGGCTGCTAAGTGGGTAACCTCGAAACAGGCAGGACAGCAGGTTGATATAGACTCTGTTTATGATGGTCTGGGCCTTGAGCCCTTTGCCTATGAATCTCACTCAAAGCGCGGCTATGCCTCGTTTGTTCAAGGCTACCTGTTCCCCTTGGCTGAGCAGATGGATGTGTATGCCGCTGAACAGGAGAGCGCTATACGTGTGCAGGGCGGTAAGATAAGCATATTAGGCCCTGTGTATTTAATTTCCCGCTCCAGCATTCAGAAATGTGGCTGTTAG
- a CDS encoding HTH domain-containing protein yields MRVDRLLSMLLIISGKGLVTGKELAEHFEVSLRTIYRDIEKISEAAYRLQRPAAN; encoded by the coding sequence ATGCGAGTTGACCGATTGCTCTCTATGCTGCTGATTATCTCCGGTAAAGGGCTGGTGACGGGCAAGGAGCTTGCCGAGCATTTCGAGGTATCCTTGCGGACGATCTACCGGGATATTGAGAAAATCAGCGAAGCGGCATACCGGTTGCAGCGTCCAGCGGCAAATTAA
- a CDS encoding TerD family protein, with translation MNQFLQMGANTTLSAEQGSITISHETSTLVDISLTAFLLTDADKVQGDSGIIFYNQPTSSTGVATLLPSEQVGNTKVYKLNFDMGKVPEGITKIAVTLTEDNSTGFANVKNLAAEICTHNTVIQLSPSSFTNENGIVVLELYLRNGQTKVKSIWRGFDSGLEGLCQNYGVEVEADEPCQPSKPEVIQEPVAKEPVPAMSINLEKVKGKINLDKGQKPVIIDKTPEITATVSWETGTDYDIYALVYTKAEEQIDVAMFGARGVPPLKNYGNGTVEHMGDVGRGKKSKKTEVIKLRLRDDILAVVPVVYSAQSNGTGSFYRYKVSMSIDNHNGTSVTISAKNANNNDKIYTCVPGILHNTPNGVIISPLELYSRPNSEYRPILKVGESNMVEVIMDQGPLNDYK, from the coding sequence GTGAATCAATTTCTGCAAATGGGAGCCAATACAACTTTAAGTGCCGAACAAGGCAGCATTACGATTAGCCACGAAACTTCTACTCTGGTAGACATTTCTTTAACAGCTTTCCTCTTAACCGATGCGGATAAGGTGCAGGGAGACAGCGGAATCATCTTCTATAATCAGCCCACAAGTTCCACGGGTGTAGCTACGCTTTTACCATCTGAGCAGGTGGGGAATACCAAGGTTTATAAGCTTAATTTCGACATGGGTAAGGTCCCTGAAGGTATCACAAAAATAGCTGTAACTCTGACAGAGGATAACAGCACGGGATTTGCGAATGTGAAGAATTTGGCAGCAGAGATATGTACGCACAATACGGTTATTCAGCTATCACCATCCAGCTTCACGAATGAGAATGGAATTGTAGTTCTGGAATTATATTTAAGGAACGGTCAGACCAAGGTGAAATCAATCTGGCGCGGATTTGATTCCGGGCTTGAAGGGTTATGCCAAAACTATGGTGTTGAGGTTGAAGCGGATGAGCCATGTCAACCTTCCAAACCTGAGGTTATTCAAGAGCCTGTAGCAAAAGAGCCTGTTCCGGCTATGTCCATCAACCTTGAGAAGGTAAAGGGTAAGATCAATCTCGATAAAGGGCAGAAGCCGGTTATCATAGATAAAACACCGGAAATTACGGCTACTGTATCTTGGGAGACTGGAACGGATTATGACATTTATGCTCTAGTCTACACTAAGGCTGAAGAGCAGATTGATGTAGCTATGTTTGGGGCGAGGGGAGTACCTCCACTCAAAAATTATGGCAATGGTACAGTGGAACATATGGGCGATGTGGGGAGAGGCAAAAAATCAAAGAAAACAGAGGTCATCAAGTTAAGACTAAGAGATGATATTCTTGCCGTTGTTCCTGTAGTTTATTCAGCGCAATCCAATGGAACCGGTTCATTCTACAGATATAAGGTGTCCATGAGTATAGATAATCATAATGGAACCTCTGTTACGATATCCGCGAAGAATGCCAATAATAACGATAAGATTTATACCTGTGTACCCGGAATACTTCATAATACGCCAAATGGTGTAATCATAAGTCCGCTGGAGCTTTACAGCAGGCCGAATTCAGAATATAGGCCGATTCTTAAGGTAGGGGAATCCAATATGGTAGAAGTGATCATGGATCAGGGGCCCTTAAATGATTATAAATAG
- a CDS encoding alpha/beta hydrolase — MLIVIIVLVLLLVLYLYNRYSYKKRESRFPPAGKFVRVNGLRVHYLEEGEGRPIVFLHGGVLRGNDFCKVMKLGASNGYRTLALDRPGYGYSQRPQNGKAPFTLMDQAQWLHMAFKEMGVEKPVLVGHSWSALLVLMYASLYPEQVAGVVTVAGGLFKEGYPAEKGDPLSRLVMMPVVGHLVMNILFPLVGKIMVRSTMKATFAPEPVPASYEEEVYALWLRPAQFRANREDVLQFVPAAEYMEQRYSSIHLPTVILVGERDPFPTKEHSFKLNGILPHAELKVLPAAAHMIPHNQPEEVIKAVDTLNDRGL, encoded by the coding sequence GTGCTGATCGTTATCATCGTGTTGGTATTGCTACTTGTCTTATATCTATACAACCGCTATAGCTACAAGAAAAGGGAAAGCCGGTTCCCCCCGGCGGGGAAGTTTGTCAGGGTCAATGGCCTTCGAGTACATTACCTGGAAGAGGGTGAAGGGAGGCCGATTGTTTTCTTGCATGGGGGAGTTCTTCGCGGCAATGACTTTTGCAAGGTAATGAAGCTTGGGGCATCCAACGGATACCGCACGTTAGCTTTGGACCGCCCGGGATATGGCTATAGCCAGCGCCCGCAGAACGGGAAAGCTCCGTTTACCCTTATGGATCAGGCACAATGGCTCCATATGGCCTTTAAGGAAATGGGTGTAGAGAAGCCGGTTCTGGTCGGCCATTCCTGGAGCGCGCTATTGGTGTTAATGTATGCATCTTTATATCCCGAACAAGTGGCAGGGGTTGTCACGGTGGCGGGCGGGTTGTTTAAGGAAGGGTATCCTGCAGAAAAGGGAGATCCCCTCTCCCGGTTGGTGATGATGCCTGTTGTGGGTCATCTGGTGATGAACATTTTATTCCCCCTGGTTGGCAAAATCATGGTGCGAAGCACAATGAAGGCCACCTTTGCGCCGGAACCTGTGCCGGCAAGTTATGAGGAAGAGGTGTATGCCTTGTGGCTGAGGCCGGCGCAATTCAGAGCGAACCGGGAGGATGTGCTTCAATTCGTCCCGGCAGCAGAATACATGGAGCAACGATACTCCAGCATCCATCTTCCCACGGTTATTCTGGTTGGTGAACGAGATCCTTTCCCGACAAAGGAGCATAGCTTTAAGCTTAACGGAATATTACCTCATGCTGAGCTTAAGGTGCTGCCCGCTGCGGCGCATATGATTCCGCACAATCAGCCGGAAGAGGTGATAAAGGCCGTAGATACACTAAATGATCGCGGTCTATGA
- a CDS encoding TetR/AcrR family transcriptional regulator, whose protein sequence is MSSYDKIMRAVEELAAKYPMDQISYSSIAKRADVHWTTVRRHVGGKEELQELLSRWQQQQGELHSDTRTRVMDAAIRVFAMHGYSGATLDQVALEAGQTKSVVYWHFTNKDDLYLAVCERNLKQQAAVLPRQIQEIVQSKDPVQALAAWLRRHMEEGILLPRRSLLFFDVYTLSREPDTREKIGRLFEEFNKTIIHLFQSLQEQGIIRKDMQAQSLAVYVQTILSGLVLPLLMEPRDRGIEEIAQDIAQLLWSSLTIA, encoded by the coding sequence ATGAGCAGTTATGACAAGATTATGCGGGCTGTTGAGGAGCTTGCTGCCAAGTATCCCATGGACCAAATCAGCTACTCCAGTATCGCCAAAAGAGCAGATGTCCATTGGACAACCGTGAGAAGACATGTGGGCGGCAAAGAGGAACTGCAGGAGCTGCTGTCCCGCTGGCAGCAGCAACAAGGGGAGCTGCATTCCGATACGCGTACCCGGGTGATGGATGCAGCGATTAGGGTATTTGCCATGCATGGATATTCCGGCGCAACCCTGGATCAGGTCGCACTTGAAGCGGGGCAAACGAAGAGCGTGGTCTACTGGCATTTCACCAACAAGGATGATTTATACCTGGCTGTATGTGAGCGGAATCTGAAACAGCAGGCGGCGGTGCTTCCAAGGCAGATTCAGGAGATTGTCCAGTCAAAGGACCCGGTGCAGGCCTTGGCCGCATGGTTACGGAGGCATATGGAGGAAGGTATTTTGTTGCCGCGGCGGTCCTTATTGTTCTTTGATGTGTATACCTTGAGCCGTGAGCCTGATACCCGGGAGAAGATCGGCCGGTTATTTGAGGAATTTAACAAGACCATCATACATTTGTTCCAAAGTCTCCAAGAGCAGGGGATCATCCGAAAAGATATGCAGGCGCAGTCATTGGCAGTATACGTGCAAACAATTCTTAGCGGCCTTGTGCTCCCCTTGCTTATGGAGCCCCGGGATAGAGGAATAGAGGAAATTGCGCAGGATATCGCGCAATTGCTCTGGAGCAGCTTAACCATAGCGTAA
- a CDS encoding endonuclease V gives MIIAVDVYYEENQAKSVGVIFQNWEDSTPLDIIVSYTENPQAYEPGSFYKRELPCIQELLKLTDMSQIHTIVVDGYVYLDQEGKPGLGHYVYTNFSGRIPVIGVAKNAFHDNDNEAFVKKIYRGTSTKPLYITSIGMELAAAARHIQRMYGDYRFPYLLKLLDKHTKEAGDKLPQN, from the coding sequence ATGATTATTGCAGTCGATGTGTATTACGAAGAGAATCAGGCAAAATCGGTGGGGGTTATCTTTCAAAACTGGGAAGACTCTACACCGCTGGACATCATCGTGTCGTATACAGAGAACCCTCAGGCATACGAACCTGGTTCTTTCTACAAACGGGAGCTTCCCTGCATACAGGAGCTGCTGAAGCTTACGGATATGAGCCAAATACACACCATTGTGGTTGACGGCTACGTGTACTTAGACCAAGAGGGGAAGCCGGGGCTCGGACATTATGTGTACACCAATTTTTCAGGAAGAATCCCAGTGATCGGTGTTGCCAAGAATGCCTTTCACGACAACGACAATGAGGCGTTCGTTAAAAAGATTTACCGGGGCACCAGCACCAAGCCTTTGTATATCACCTCTATTGGCATGGAGTTAGCCGCCGCTGCCCGGCACATACAGAGGATGTACGGAGATTATCGGTTCCCCTATCTGCTGAAACTGCTGGATAAGCATACGAAGGAAGCCGGAGATAAACTGCCGCAAAATTGA